A genomic window from Winogradskyella sp. J14-2 includes:
- a CDS encoding glycosyltransferase: MKKALIHDWYYINGGAEKVIHSFNNIWDDFNHYAIVDFLNYKDRAYILNGKTVNTSFIQNLPTARSNHRKFLQFFPYAIEQFDLSDYDLILSSSASVAKGVLTHQNQLHVCYCHSPMRYAWDLYHQYLKESNFGYLKKIYAKRVLHKVRIWDVINSNRVDVFVANSNYISGRIKKIYNREAKVIYPPVDVQKFTLEKSKSDYYFTASRMVPYKKIELIVRAFNRMPSKKLIVAGAGPELKKIKAIAKENIELLGFIEDEILTRYMSEAKAFVFAAEEDFGIVPVEAQACGTPVIAYNKGGTNETVINQKTGVLFNKQTEKEIIDAVTRFETLEFSHELVRENALRFSKERFEKEMEDFVQCQYQQFKNRK; the protein is encoded by the coding sequence ATGAAAAAAGCACTGATACATGATTGGTATTATATAAATGGTGGCGCAGAAAAAGTCATACATTCCTTTAATAACATATGGGATGATTTTAATCATTATGCCATAGTAGATTTTTTAAATTATAAGGACAGGGCATATATTTTAAACGGTAAAACCGTTAATACAAGTTTTATTCAGAATTTACCAACGGCTAGGTCTAACCATAGAAAATTTTTACAATTCTTTCCATATGCAATAGAACAATTCGATTTAAGTGATTACGACCTTATATTAAGCTCTTCAGCATCTGTAGCCAAAGGCGTTTTAACACACCAAAATCAACTTCATGTTTGTTACTGTCACTCTCCAATGCGATATGCTTGGGACTTATACCATCAGTATTTAAAAGAATCTAACTTTGGATATCTAAAAAAAATATATGCAAAACGTGTTTTGCATAAAGTTAGAATTTGGGATGTTATAAACTCCAATAGAGTAGATGTATTTGTGGCAAATTCAAATTATATAAGTGGTAGAATTAAAAAAATATACAATCGCGAGGCAAAGGTTATCTATCCACCTGTAGACGTTCAAAAATTCACCTTAGAAAAAAGCAAAAGCGATTACTACTTTACAGCCTCTAGAATGGTACCTTACAAAAAAATAGAACTCATTGTAAGGGCATTTAATAGGATGCCTAGCAAAAAACTCATTGTAGCAGGTGCAGGTCCAGAGCTAAAGAAGATAAAAGCAATTGCTAAAGAGAATATAGAGCTTTTGGGATTTATTGAAGATGAAATATTGACAAGGTACATGTCAGAAGCAAAAGCATTTGTATTTGCTGCAGAAGAAGATTTTGGCATTGTACCTGTAGAAGCACAGGCCTGCGGCACTCCTGTTATAGCTTACAATAAAGGCGGTACCAATGAAACTGTTATAAACCAAAAAACAGGCGTTCTGTTTAATAAACAAACAGAAAAGGAAATCATAGATGCGGTAACCAGATTTGAAACTTTAGAGTTCAGCCATGAGCTAGTAAGAGAAAATGCACTTAGATTTTCTAAAGAACGGTTTGAAAAAGAAATGGAGGACTTTGTGCAATGTCAATACCAACAATTTAAGAATCGAAAATAA
- a CDS encoding undecaprenyl-phosphate glucose phosphotransferase, with the protein MSLFKHGRYSGYLRPISYFIDLSIINGIGFLYLLPNQNPFIFSIFISIGWVLLSVYSKFYEVYRYTRPVNILSLIVKQSVLFTLFVFAFSGLYHELKIYPKPIVKYALLSFVLIGVLKFTVYYLLQKYRVSFGGNYRTTVILGLNKKTLSLENFFNKNPEYGYLHKRTFNFKNKAQTINECFEYILNETIDEIYCSISELTNSQIADIVDFADNNLKILKFIPDSKEIYSKKLRYEYYDYIPVLTLRNIPLEDSANMLIKRSFDILFSSIVIVFILSWLTPIIAILIKLESKGPVFFKQSRNGFNYKEFDCYKFRSMTPNKTAHLHQATRGDQRVTKVGRFIRKTSIDELPQFFNVLFGDMSVVGPRPHMVSHTNMYAKKIDKFMVRHFVKPGITGLAQVSGFRGEVESDKDIIGRVKYDIFYIENWSILLDLKIIAQTFINAVKGEDKAY; encoded by the coding sequence TTGAGTTTATTCAAACACGGAAGATATTCAGGCTATTTAAGACCAATATCCTACTTTATAGATTTAAGCATTATAAATGGCATAGGGTTCTTGTATTTACTACCAAACCAGAATCCTTTTATTTTTTCGATATTTATATCTATAGGTTGGGTTTTGTTATCTGTTTACTCCAAGTTTTATGAAGTTTACAGATACACAAGGCCTGTTAATATACTCTCATTAATCGTTAAACAGTCCGTTTTATTTACACTGTTTGTGTTTGCTTTTTCAGGCTTATACCATGAGTTAAAGATCTATCCAAAACCAATAGTAAAATACGCGTTACTATCTTTTGTTTTAATAGGTGTTTTAAAGTTTACTGTGTACTATTTGCTTCAAAAGTATAGGGTTTCCTTTGGTGGTAACTACAGAACTACAGTTATCTTAGGGCTCAATAAAAAAACACTTTCTTTAGAGAATTTTTTTAATAAAAATCCTGAATATGGATATCTACACAAAAGAACATTCAACTTTAAGAATAAAGCGCAGACAATAAACGAGTGTTTTGAGTACATTTTAAACGAAACTATAGACGAGATATACTGTTCTATATCAGAGCTCACAAATTCACAAATTGCAGACATTGTAGATTTTGCAGATAATAATCTAAAAATTTTAAAGTTTATTCCAGATAGTAAGGAGATTTATTCTAAAAAACTTAGATACGAGTACTACGATTATATTCCTGTACTTACTTTGCGTAATATTCCATTAGAGGATTCGGCCAATATGCTTATAAAGCGATCGTTTGATATACTATTTTCTAGTATAGTTATAGTATTTATATTGTCTTGGCTAACACCTATTATTGCCATACTTATAAAATTAGAATCTAAAGGACCAGTATTCTTCAAGCAATCTAGAAATGGATTTAACTATAAGGAGTTTGATTGTTATAAATTCAGGTCAATGACGCCTAATAAAACGGCACATCTGCATCAAGCCACAAGAGGAGACCAACGTGTTACTAAAGTCGGAAGATTTATCAGAAAAACAAGCATAGACGAACTACCTCAATTTTTTAATGTATTATTTGGAGACATGTCGGTTGTTGGACCAAGACCACATATGGTGAGTCACACCAACATGTATGCAAAGAAGATAGATAAATTTATGGTAAGGCATTTTGTAAAACCAGGAATTACTGGCCTGGCTCAAGTAAGTGGCTTTAGAGGTGAAGTAGAGTCAGATAAAGATATTATTGGAAGAGTAAAATACGATATCTTTTACATCGAGAACTGGTCTATACTGCTAGATTTAAAAATCATAGCTCAAACCTTTATAAATGCTGTAAAAGGGGAAGATAAGGCCTACTAG
- a CDS encoding glycosyltransferase family 4 protein: MKNIMIITSYFPPEIGAASNRIFHLAEGLQSDYNVTVVTPLPNYPTGKIFDAYKGKFKVKSRENNITIVRLWIYASKSKNKFVRLFAMLSYSMSLVWFFMWHKIPDKVIVQSPPLLVAFTCMFFLRSKKRKLILNVSDLWPSAGFELGALKQGFGYKMLQKLEHFNYKAADLVLGQSNEILTHVGKITSKPQLFLYRNYPNINRQDITETFLESNTLKIVYAGLLGVAQGILKLCKELDYNTIELHIYGSGVEENDIKTFIENNKDLPIHFYGRVERAELHSELKKYDIVVIPLLHRIYGSVPSKIFEYAKLGLPMLYFGGGEGEDVINEHDLGWVARAGDYNDLNSTIKSIKKEKLDVGLKQKIQQTAYKNFDFRKQLSLLKKKL; the protein is encoded by the coding sequence ATGAAAAACATAATGATAATAACGAGTTATTTTCCACCAGAAATTGGTGCTGCTTCTAACCGTATTTTTCATTTAGCTGAAGGCTTACAATCTGACTATAATGTTACTGTGGTAACCCCTTTACCAAATTATCCTACTGGTAAAATTTTTGATGCTTACAAGGGCAAATTCAAAGTGAAATCTCGTGAGAATAATATCACTATTGTTAGGCTTTGGATATATGCTAGTAAATCTAAAAACAAGTTTGTGCGTTTATTTGCTATGCTATCTTACAGTATGAGTTTGGTGTGGTTTTTTATGTGGCATAAAATTCCGGATAAAGTCATTGTGCAATCTCCGCCGCTCTTGGTTGCTTTTACTTGTATGTTTTTTTTACGGTCTAAAAAACGAAAACTCATCTTAAACGTTAGTGACCTTTGGCCTAGTGCTGGTTTTGAACTTGGCGCTTTAAAACAAGGGTTTGGTTATAAAATGCTTCAAAAACTAGAACATTTTAATTACAAAGCTGCTGATTTGGTTTTAGGACAGAGTAACGAGATCTTAACTCATGTAGGTAAGATTACCTCAAAACCGCAATTGTTTCTTTATAGAAACTATCCAAATATCAACCGACAAGACATTACTGAAACTTTCTTAGAAAGTAATACTCTAAAGATTGTATATGCTGGTCTTTTGGGTGTGGCACAAGGTATTCTAAAGCTTTGTAAAGAACTTGATTATAACACTATAGAACTACACATATATGGCTCTGGTGTTGAAGAAAACGACATCAAAACTTTTATCGAAAATAATAAGGACCTACCTATACACTTTTATGGAAGGGTTGAGAGAGCCGAGCTTCATAGCGAGCTTAAAAAGTACGATATCGTGGTAATTCCGCTATTACATAGAATCTATGGCTCTGTACCTTCAAAAATATTTGAATACGCTAAATTAGGCTTACCTATGCTTTATTTTGGTGGAGGTGAAGGTGAAGATGTCATTAATGAGCACGACCTAGGTTGGGTTGCTAGAGCTGGTGATTATAATGATCTAAATTCAACAATAAAATCTATAAAAAAAGAAAAACTGGATGTTGGTTTAAAACAAAAGATTCAACAAACAGCTTATAAAAATTTCGATTTTAGAAAACAGCTATCGTTGCTTAAAAAAAAGCTCTAG
- a CDS encoding phenylacetate--CoA ligase family protein, whose translation MQLFNFSLKLNGFDITKAKSALQNIQILNNDEFKVYLKTKRREIVSFHTENNKFYKSFSKTANINNWESLPVMTKRHLQQPLEQRLSDGYTANSVYVNKTSGSSGDPFIFAKDKWCHALTWAEIMNRFGWFGIDFNTSKQARFYGIPLDKKGYYKERLKDWFSHRYRFSVFDLSDNAFKNVLAKFQSTSFDYINGYTSSIVQFAKFLKRKDIVLKTVCPTLKVCIVTSEMLFDNDKTLLETQFGLPIVNEYGASELDLIAFQNTEDQWQVNSETLYVEILDDNDNILPYGQEGRIVITSLYNKAHPFIRYDIGDIGILDENSTLKKPILKQLIGRTNDIAHLPSGKTAAGLTFYYITKSVIENDGNVSEFVIEQLQLDVFKITYVSKTKLLLSEEETIRKAMVQYLEPGISITFDRVAKLDRSKSGKLKQFTSFIN comes from the coding sequence TTGCAACTATTCAATTTTTCCTTAAAACTTAATGGCTTTGATATTACCAAGGCTAAATCTGCTTTGCAAAATATTCAAATACTCAATAATGATGAATTTAAGGTCTATTTAAAGACTAAGCGGCGAGAAATTGTATCCTTTCATACAGAAAATAACAAGTTCTATAAATCGTTTAGCAAGACGGCTAATATTAACAATTGGGAGTCCTTACCTGTTATGACCAAGCGTCATTTACAGCAACCCTTAGAGCAACGCTTAAGTGATGGCTATACGGCAAATTCTGTGTATGTAAACAAAACCTCTGGCAGCTCTGGAGATCCTTTTATTTTTGCAAAAGACAAATGGTGCCATGCACTTACTTGGGCTGAAATAATGAATCGTTTTGGGTGGTTTGGTATTGACTTTAACACCTCTAAACAAGCTCGATTTTACGGGATTCCTCTGGATAAAAAAGGCTATTATAAAGAACGATTAAAAGATTGGTTTAGTCATCGCTATCGGTTTTCGGTTTTTGATTTGAGTGATAACGCTTTTAAAAACGTATTAGCAAAGTTTCAATCTACATCTTTTGACTATATCAATGGCTACACAAGTTCTATAGTACAATTTGCCAAATTCCTTAAAAGAAAAGATATTGTTTTAAAAACTGTTTGTCCTACTTTAAAAGTCTGCATCGTTACTTCTGAAATGCTTTTTGATAATGACAAAACACTATTAGAAACACAGTTTGGACTACCGATTGTAAACGAGTATGGAGCGTCTGAATTAGACCTCATCGCTTTTCAGAATACCGAAGATCAATGGCAGGTTAATAGCGAAACGCTGTATGTTGAAATTTTAGATGACAATGACAATATACTGCCTTATGGGCAAGAAGGGCGCATTGTAATTACCTCGCTTTACAATAAAGCGCATCCCTTTATTCGATATGATATTGGAGACATAGGGATTTTAGATGAAAACAGCACCTTAAAAAAGCCTATTTTAAAACAATTAATAGGTCGTACTAACGATATTGCACATTTACCAAGCGGAAAAACTGCAGCTGGACTTACCTTTTACTACATTACCAAAAGCGTTATTGAAAACGATGGAAACGTATCCGAGTTTGTTATAGAGCAATTACAGTTAGATGTTTTTAAGATAACATATGTGAGTAAAACTAAACTCCTATTGAGTGAAGAAGAAACTATTAGAAAGGCGATGGTTCAATATTTAGAGCCAGGAATTTCTATTACTTTTGATCGTGTTGCAAAACTAGATCGTTCTAAATCAGGGAAACTAAAACAGTTTACATCGTTCATAAATTAA
- the purD gene encoding phosphoribosylamine--glycine ligase, which translates to MNILVLGSGGREHTFAWKITQSSKCTNLYVAPGNSGTSAIATNLDLSVTDFKGIKDAVLANNIELVVVGPEDPLVQGIHDFFLEDEAIKNVAVIGPQKAAAALEGSKEFAKEFMSRHNIPTAAYQSFTKDNVEEGYKFLETLEAPYVLKADGLAAGKGVLILNDLEEAKTELKHMLVDAKFGNASTKVVIEEFLDGIELSCFVLTDGKDYKILPTAKDYKRIGEGDTGLNTGGMGAVSPVPFATDEFLNKIENKIVKPTVDGLQKDNLPYVGFIFIGLIKVGNDPKVIEYNVRMGDPETEVVLPRLKSDIVEIFIAMANGSLSDVSIDIDERAATTIMLVSGGYPEAYEKGKEITGLEKIEDAILFHAGAKDTDGKVVTSGGRVMAVTSYGNTYQEAIKKSYQNIEKLHFDKMYYRKDIGFDL; encoded by the coding sequence ATGAATATTTTAGTCTTAGGGTCTGGCGGAAGAGAACATACATTTGCATGGAAAATTACGCAAAGTAGCAAGTGCACTAACCTTTACGTTGCACCAGGAAACTCAGGCACAAGTGCCATAGCAACTAATTTAGACCTTTCGGTTACCGATTTTAAAGGCATTAAAGATGCCGTACTAGCTAATAATATAGAATTGGTTGTTGTTGGGCCAGAAGACCCTTTGGTACAAGGTATACACGACTTTTTTCTAGAAGACGAAGCAATAAAAAATGTGGCTGTAATTGGCCCTCAAAAAGCAGCCGCAGCGTTAGAAGGATCGAAAGAATTTGCCAAAGAGTTTATGTCGCGACATAATATTCCTACAGCAGCTTACCAGAGCTTTACCAAAGATAATGTAGAAGAAGGCTATAAATTTTTAGAAACTCTAGAGGCTCCGTACGTTTTAAAAGCAGATGGGTTAGCAGCAGGAAAAGGTGTTTTAATTCTTAATGATTTAGAAGAAGCAAAAACCGAATTAAAACATATGCTCGTTGATGCCAAATTTGGTAACGCAAGTACTAAAGTGGTTATTGAAGAGTTTTTAGATGGTATTGAGTTAAGTTGTTTTGTGCTTACAGATGGGAAGGATTACAAAATACTGCCAACGGCAAAAGATTATAAAAGAATCGGAGAAGGTGATACAGGATTAAACACTGGAGGCATGGGTGCTGTGTCTCCCGTGCCATTTGCTACGGATGAATTTTTAAATAAAATTGAAAATAAAATTGTTAAACCAACAGTTGATGGTTTACAGAAAGACAATTTACCATATGTAGGTTTCATTTTTATAGGATTGATTAAAGTAGGCAACGATCCAAAAGTCATTGAGTATAACGTAAGAATGGGAGACCCTGAAACTGAAGTGGTTTTACCAAGATTAAAATCAGATATAGTTGAAATTTTTATTGCCATGGCAAACGGTTCACTGTCCGATGTGTCTATAGATATCGACGAGCGTGCCGCAACAACAATTATGCTAGTATCTGGTGGATATCCTGAAGCTTATGAAAAGGGTAAGGAAATTACAGGACTAGAAAAGATTGAAGACGCTATCTTATTTCATGCAGGAGCAAAAGATACAGATGGTAAAGTGGTAACTTCTGGTGGTCGTGTTATGGCTGTAACATCTTATGGAAACACGTACCAAGAAGCCATAAAAAAATCTTATCAAAATATAGAAAAACTACATTTTGATAAGATGTATTATCGTAAAGATATTGGATTCGATTTATAA
- a CDS encoding DUF6341 family protein — protein MKDFFYAIQDLFVNVLFAPLDYLRELELSSWFAANIMSWFFMAIGFVAFVYWMKQLAKYNANNEEDKSITSHSYL, from the coding sequence ATGAAGGATTTCTTTTACGCAATACAAGATTTATTTGTTAATGTATTGTTTGCACCATTAGATTATTTAAGAGAATTAGAGCTTTCTTCTTGGTTTGCCGCAAACATTATGTCTTGGTTTTTTATGGCTATTGGTTTTGTTGCATTTGTTTATTGGATGAAGCAATTAGCAAAATACAACGCTAACAACGAAGAGGACAAGAGTATTACTTCTCACTCTTATTTATAA
- a CDS encoding DUF6427 family protein: MITSIFSKSKPINFIMVAGFVVVLFITSNFTVLFTDINLILKALSRLVITVFFIFLLDFIISKNNLTKKNSYAIMTFGLLFGMFPEALKNSDLLLANLFILLALRRLISLQTNLHIKKKLFDAGFWIMIAALFYFWAILFFAVVIVALIYHSKNNLKNVIIPFVGVATVILLLVAYNIIVYDMYIRPTNFSRFASVDYAVYNNKAFILKFTVLFTSFVWILIYFFRSIQDKNKKLKPSLFLIAWSSIIAILIAIIAPLKDGSEFIFLFAPFSVIMANYIEVVSEKWFKEVFISLLIITPVISLLL, encoded by the coding sequence ATGATTACAAGCATTTTTAGTAAATCTAAGCCCATAAACTTTATAATGGTTGCAGGTTTTGTGGTTGTACTCTTTATCACTTCTAATTTTACCGTACTTTTTACAGATATAAATTTAATTTTAAAGGCTTTAAGTAGACTGGTTATTACTGTTTTTTTTATTTTTCTTTTAGATTTTATTATTTCAAAAAATAATCTTACCAAGAAAAATAGTTATGCCATAATGACTTTTGGTTTGTTGTTTGGTATGTTCCCAGAGGCGTTAAAAAATTCAGATCTATTGCTTGCTAATCTATTTATATTATTAGCCTTAAGACGCCTAATTAGTTTACAAACCAATCTGCATATTAAGAAAAAGCTTTTTGATGCTGGGTTTTGGATTATGATTGCAGCACTATTTTATTTCTGGGCCATTTTATTTTTCGCCGTTGTCATAGTAGCTTTAATTTACCACTCTAAAAACAACTTAAAAAATGTAATTATTCCTTTTGTTGGTGTCGCTACAGTAATCTTATTATTAGTTGCCTATAATATTATTGTATATGATATGTATATAAGACCAACTAATTTTAGCCGTTTTGCAAGTGTTGATTACGCTGTATATAATAACAAAGCTTTTATTTTAAAGTTTACAGTTCTATTTACGTCTTTTGTATGGATACTGATCTACTTCTTTAGAAGTATACAAGACAAAAACAAAAAATTGAAGCCCTCTCTTTTTCTTATTGCTTGGTCTTCTATTATTGCTATTCTAATCGCTATAATTGCGCCTCTTAAGGACGGGAGTGAATTTATCTTTTTATTTGCACCATTTTCTGTAATTATGGCAAATTATATCGAAGTTGTTTCAGAAAAATGGTTCAAAGAAGTTTTCATTTCGTTACTAATAATAACACCTGTCATTAGTTTATTGCTGTAA
- the upp gene encoding uracil phosphoribosyltransferase — MQIHNLSETPSILNTFMSEIRAVNVQKDSMRFRRNIERIGEILGYELSKSLHFEAHKTATPLGNHNTSLYKNNIVLCSILRAGVPLHSGLLNYFDAAENAFISAYRHHKHNPESFEIIVEYLACPSLEDKTLILADPMLATGQSMVATYEALKPFGTPKDVHLVSVIGAQEGVEFVSRHFNAKAHLWIADIDDTLNEKGYIVPGLGDAGDLAFGNKLQQ, encoded by the coding sequence ATGCAAATTCATAACCTTTCTGAAACGCCTTCAATTTTAAATACTTTTATGTCTGAAATTAGAGCGGTTAATGTTCAAAAAGACAGTATGCGTTTTAGAAGAAATATAGAGCGTATAGGTGAAATTTTAGGTTATGAATTAAGCAAATCACTTCATTTTGAAGCACACAAGACAGCAACCCCTTTAGGCAACCACAATACAAGTTTATATAAAAATAATATTGTATTATGCTCAATCTTAAGAGCAGGAGTTCCTCTGCATAGTGGTTTATTAAATTACTTTGATGCAGCAGAAAACGCATTTATTTCTGCATACAGACACCACAAACACAATCCTGAAAGTTTTGAAATTATTGTTGAATATTTAGCTTGCCCAAGCCTTGAAGACAAAACCTTAATCCTTGCAGATCCTATGTTAGCTACGGGACAATCCATGGTAGCTACTTACGAAGCGCTTAAACCCTTTGGCACACCTAAGGATGTTCATTTGGTAAGTGTTATTGGTGCGCAAGAAGGTGTTGAATTTGTTTCTAGACATTTTAACGCAAAGGCCCATCTATGGATTGCAGATATCGATGATACACTAAACGAGAAAGGTTACATTGTACCTGGTTTGGGTGATGCTGGAGACTTAGCTTTTGGTAATAAATTACAGCAATAA
- a CDS encoding DUF4254 domain-containing protein, with the protein MFSDKANSIFQDVIKTYKVLNTVDQPFTNKYDKNEDLIAHLLYRKCWIDTVQWAYEDIIRDPNIDPVAALKLKRMIDASNQDRTDTVEYIDSYFLDKYKDVEVKPDAKINSESPAWAIDRLSILALKIYHMHLETVREDATEAHKAACQKKLDVLLEQRKDLSTAIDDLLNDIANGDKYMKVYKQMKMYNDDELNPVLRGQK; encoded by the coding sequence ATGTTTTCAGATAAAGCAAACAGTATTTTTCAAGATGTAATTAAAACCTATAAAGTTTTAAATACCGTAGATCAACCATTTACAAACAAGTATGATAAAAATGAAGATCTTATTGCACATTTACTATACAGAAAATGTTGGATAGATACTGTACAATGGGCTTACGAAGATATTATTAGAGACCCAAATATTGATCCTGTTGCGGCATTAAAATTAAAACGTATGATTGATGCTTCTAACCAAGACAGAACAGATACTGTTGAATACATTGATAGTTATTTTCTAGATAAATATAAAGATGTCGAGGTAAAGCCAGATGCTAAGATTAATTCTGAAAGTCCTGCTTGGGCTATAGACAGACTTTCTATTTTGGCATTGAAAATCTATCATATGCACTTAGAGACTGTGAGAGAAGACGCTACCGAAGCTCATAAAGCAGCCTGCCAAAAGAAATTAGATGTTTTACTAGAACAACGTAAAGATCTTAGCACTGCAATTGACGATTTACTAAACGATATCGCCAACGGAGATAAATACATGAAAGTTTATAAACAAATGAAAATGTATAACGACGATGAGCTTAATCCTGTTTTAAGAGGGCAAAAATAA
- a CDS encoding glycosyltransferase family 9 protein: protein MSAAKHILVIRFSAMGDVAMMVPVLRTLTSQHPQVKVTVVTRAFFKPLFENLPNVEVFTADLKGKYKGVLGLYKLSKELRTLGFDVVADLHNVLRSKILKLFFFGKIVIQIDKGRADKKALVSGEAVRQLKTTHQRYADVFKALGFPVDLSQPKFPKAKPLSKTVLDLGISSNETLIGIAPFAAYESKTYPLENMEAVISELSKEYKVILFGGGVKEIEILNDIEAKYNNVVSVAGKMSFDEELELISNLELMLAMDSGNGHLAAMFGVKVITIWGVTHPFAGFVPFNQPKDFQLTADRSQYPKIPTSIYGNNYPEGYKNVAGSIAVTTIISKIKSVISA from the coding sequence ATGTCAGCAGCTAAACACATACTCGTCATAAGATTTTCGGCAATGGGAGACGTTGCTATGATGGTACCTGTGTTGCGTACATTAACCTCACAACATCCGCAAGTAAAAGTAACCGTTGTTACCAGAGCGTTTTTTAAACCTTTATTTGAAAACCTACCAAACGTTGAGGTTTTTACCGCAGACCTTAAAGGCAAATACAAAGGTGTTTTAGGACTTTATAAGCTGTCAAAAGAACTTAGAACGTTAGGTTTTGATGTTGTTGCTGATCTTCATAACGTTTTACGAAGTAAAATTTTGAAGCTGTTTTTCTTCGGAAAAATAGTGATTCAGATTGATAAAGGCAGAGCAGATAAGAAGGCTTTAGTTTCTGGTGAAGCAGTAAGACAACTAAAAACTACACATCAACGTTATGCAGATGTGTTTAAAGCATTAGGCTTTCCAGTTGATTTATCACAGCCAAAATTTCCAAAAGCAAAACCTTTATCCAAAACAGTTTTAGATTTAGGTATTAGCAGCAATGAAACTTTAATAGGTATTGCACCATTTGCAGCTTACGAAAGTAAAACGTATCCGCTTGAAAACATGGAGGCCGTTATTTCAGAATTATCTAAAGAGTACAAGGTTATCTTATTTGGAGGTGGTGTTAAAGAAATAGAAATACTTAATGACATTGAGGCTAAGTATAATAATGTAGTTTCTGTTGCAGGAAAAATGTCGTTTGATGAAGAGTTGGAGTTAATTTCAAATTTAGAATTAATGCTTGCCATGGATTCTGGTAATGGCCATTTAGCCGCTATGTTTGGTGTAAAAGTGATTACGATTTGGGGAGTTACCCATCCTTTTGCTGGTTTTGTGCCTTTTAATCAACCTAAAGATTTTCAGCTTACAGCAGATCGCAGTCAATACCCAAAAATACCAACATCTATTTACGGTAACAACTATCCTGAAGGCTATAAAAACGTAGCAGGAAGCATTGCTGTAACAACTATTATTTCAAAAATAAAGTCTGTAATATCTGCCTAA
- a CDS encoding ferredoxin--NADP reductase yields the protein MSQFYNLTIKSIENVTEKSVAITFEVPTDLKDTFSFKAGQYITLKTDINGEAVRRDYSICASKNSGDLTVAVKAVDGGTFSVYANTALKAGDTIEVAEPNGRFVFEPNEAKTRTVAAFAAGSGITPILGIAKTLLEEEPFSNFILVYGNKSSKDTMFFKDLVEMQANYGNRFHVHFIYSQSREEGALLGRIEKSTVNLIVKNKYQGVNIEAFYLCGPEAMIHTVKDTLIENGIKEKAIFFELFTAPVVAENENSVEDLSGNTKIKVLVDDEDFEFEMSKEQTILEAALKQDIDAPYSCQGGICSSCIARITEGDAKMRQNNILTDNEVAEGLILTCQAHPTSATIVVDYDDV from the coding sequence ATGTCACAATTTTACAATCTTACTATAAAGTCCATAGAAAACGTTACTGAAAAATCGGTAGCTATAACTTTTGAAGTTCCTACGGACTTAAAAGACACTTTTTCTTTTAAAGCAGGTCAATACATTACTCTAAAAACGGATATTAATGGTGAAGCTGTTAGAAGGGACTATTCTATCTGCGCATCAAAAAACAGTGGAGATCTAACTGTTGCCGTAAAAGCGGTTGATGGTGGTACATTTTCGGTATACGCCAATACCGCGCTAAAAGCAGGAGATACTATTGAGGTTGCTGAGCCCAACGGTCGCTTTGTTTTTGAACCCAACGAAGCTAAAACAAGAACCGTTGCTGCCTTTGCTGCAGGTAGTGGTATTACACCGATTTTAGGCATTGCCAAAACACTTTTAGAAGAAGAGCCGTTTAGTAATTTCATTTTAGTTTATGGTAACAAATCTTCAAAAGACACGATGTTTTTTAAAGATTTAGTAGAAATGCAAGCCAATTACGGTAATCGTTTTCATGTCCATTTTATTTATAGCCAATCGCGCGAAGAAGGTGCACTTTTAGGTCGTATAGAAAAAAGCACGGTTAATCTTATCGTTAAAAACAAGTACCAAGGTGTTAATATAGAAGCATTTTATTTGTGCGGACCAGAAGCCATGATTCACACCGTAAAAGATACTTTAATTGAAAACGGCATTAAAGAAAAAGCCATTTTCTTTGAATTGTTTACAGCTCCTGTTGTCGCAGAAAATGAAAATTCGGTTGAAGATTTATCTGGCAATACCAAAATAAAAGTATTGGTGGACGATGAAGACTTTGAATTTGAAATGTCTAAAGAGCAAACCATTCTTGAAGCTGCACTAAAACAAGATATTGACGCTCCGTACTCTTGCCAAGGTGGTATTTGTAGCAGTTGTATAGCCCGTATTACAGAAGGCGATGCTAAGATGCGACAAAACAACATTCTTACAGATAATGAAGTGGCTGAAGGTTTAATCCTTACGTGCCAAGCACATCCTACATCTGCAACTATTGTTGTGGATTATGACGATGTGTAA